The Geobacter sp. AOG2 genome includes a window with the following:
- the mqnC gene encoding cyclic dehypoxanthinyl futalosine synthase, protein MTTQQTVDTAAGTRIERGEALRLLQGAELLELGICADRIRRKLHPEGMVSFVVDRNVNYTNICDSKCAFCAFYRDGAAADAYVLTQEEIFAKIDELVRLDGTQLLMQGGLNPDLKIDFFEQLFREIKARFPSVQNHSLSPAEVVCIAKNSGLELDETLKRLKRAGLDSIPGGGAEILVDEVRGSISPNKIGWRQWAEVMSKAAGLGMPTTATMMFGSREKPEDIVEHLFRVREIQDGGGSFTAFIPWTYQPGNTELGGDTATGVEYLKVLALARIVLDNIPNIQASWVTQGAKMAQVALFFGANDLGGTMLEENVVAAAGCSFRMSREEMIDLIRGAGFRAVQRTTTYHILKEFPA, encoded by the coding sequence ATGACAACGCAACAAACCGTGGATACCGCCGCCGGAACGCGCATCGAGCGCGGAGAGGCGTTACGCCTGCTGCAGGGCGCCGAACTGCTGGAGCTGGGGATTTGTGCCGACAGAATACGTCGCAAACTCCACCCGGAGGGGATGGTGTCGTTCGTCGTCGACCGCAACGTCAACTACACCAACATCTGCGACTCGAAATGCGCCTTTTGCGCCTTCTACCGCGACGGCGCCGCGGCGGACGCCTATGTGCTCACCCAGGAGGAAATCTTCGCCAAGATCGATGAACTGGTGAGGCTGGACGGCACGCAGCTCCTCATGCAGGGGGGGCTCAACCCCGATCTGAAGATCGATTTTTTCGAGCAGTTGTTCCGCGAGATCAAGGCGCGTTTTCCTTCGGTGCAGAACCACTCCCTTTCGCCGGCCGAGGTGGTCTGCATAGCGAAGAACTCCGGGCTTGAGCTGGATGAAACCCTGAAACGGCTCAAACGGGCCGGTCTCGATTCGATCCCCGGCGGCGGGGCCGAGATCCTGGTGGACGAGGTTCGCGGCAGCATCTCTCCCAACAAGATCGGCTGGCGCCAGTGGGCCGAGGTCATGTCCAAGGCAGCGGGGCTCGGCATGCCGACCACCGCCACCATGATGTTCGGCAGCCGGGAGAAGCCGGAGGACATCGTCGAACACCTGTTCCGGGTGCGGGAGATCCAGGACGGGGGCGGCTCGTTTACCGCGTTCATCCCCTGGACCTACCAGCCGGGGAATACGGAACTGGGGGGCGACACCGCCACCGGCGTGGAATACCTGAAGGTGCTGGCCCTGGCCCGCATCGTGCTGGACAACATCCCCAACATCCAGGCCAGTTGGGTCACCCAGGGGGCCAAGATGGCGCAGGTCGCCCTCTTTTTCGGGGCCAACGACCTGGGGGGCACCATGCTGGAGGAAAACGTCGTTGCCGCGGCCGGCTGCAGTTTCCGCATGTCCCGGGAAGAGATGATCGATCTTATTCGCGGGGCCGGTTTTCGTGCCGTCCAGCGTACCACTACCTATCACATCCTAAAGGAGTTTCCGGCTTGA